The Polyangium aurulentum genomic interval GAGGAGCGCATGCGCGCGCAGACGGGCCAGAAGCCGTAGTCGCCGCGCGCCGCGGCTTGCGCTCGCGGGCAAACATGCTCTGATCGGTCGCCGTGACGGCAACCGACGCGCATCGCACGATCAACGCGGTCTTCCGGATCGAGTCACCCAGGCTCATCGCCGGTCTCACGCGTATCGTGCGCGACGTGGGCCTCGCCGAGGAGCTCGCGCAGGACGCCCTCGTCGCCGCGCTCGAAAGGTGGCCAGAATCGGGCGTCCCCGACAACCCGGGGGCCTGGCTCATGGCCACCGCGAAGCATCGCGCGATCGATCTGTTGCGCCGCGGCAAGCGGGTCGAGCGCAAGCACGAGGAGCTCGGTCACGAGATCGAGCTGCAGCAAGAGACCGCCGCGCCGGATCTCGAGGCCGCGATCGACGACGACGTCGGCGACGACCTGTTGCGCCTCGTGTTCATCTCCTGTCATCCGGTCCTGTCGACCGAGGCGCGCGTCGCCCTCACGCTCCGCTTGCTCGGAGGCCTCACGACCGAGGAGATCGCCCGCGCGTTCCTCGTCCCCGAGCCCACGGTCGCCCAGCGAATCGTCCGCGCCAAGCGCACCCTCGCCGAGGCCCGCGTGCCCTTCGAGGTCCCCCGCGGAGCCGAGCTCGCCGAGCGTCTCTCCTCGGTGCTCCAGGTCATCTACCTCGTCTTCAACGAGGGCTACGCCGCGACCGCCGGTGACGACTGGATGCGGCCTGCGCTCTGCGAGGATGCGCTCCGGCTCGGCCGCATCCTGGCCGAGCTCGTCCCGCAGGAGCCGGAGGTCCACGGGCTCGTCGCGCTCATGGAGATCCAGGCGTCGCGTTTGCGGGCGAGGACCGGGCCCTCGGGAGAGCCCATCCTGCTGCTCGATCAGAACCGCGCGCGCTGGGATCACGTGCTCATCCGTCGTGGCCTCGCGGCGCTCGCGCGCGCCGAGGCGCTCGGAGGCGCGCGTGGACCGTACGCGTTGCAGGCCGCGATCGCCGCATGTCACGCGCGCGCGCACACGGCGGAGGAGACGGACTGGGCGCGCATCGCCGCGCTCTACGGCGCGCTCGTCCAGCTCATGCCCTCCCCCGTCGTCGAGCTGAACCGCGCCGTCGCCGTGTCGATGGCGTTCGGTCCAGCCGCGGGCCTCGAGGTCGCCGATGCCCTGCTCTCGGAGCCGTCGCTGCAGGGCTACCATCTCTTGCCGAGCGTGCGCGGTGACCTGCTCGCGAAGCTCGGGTGCTTCGATGAAGCCCGCGCGGAGCTGGAGCGCGCGGCGTCGCTCACGCGAAACGCACGCGAACGCGCGCTGCTGCTCGAGCGCGCTGCCGCATGCGCGCGCGGATCGGCGACGTCATAGCCCGACAAAGGCGCCGATCCGCGTTCGCGCTTGAGTCCACGCGGGAGGGGTGAAATCTTGTTCTCCAAGGAGAACAGCGCATGCCCACGGTCACCACGAACGACGGCGCTCAGATCGCGTACCGCAGCTTCGGCGAGGGCCCGAGGACCGTGATCCTCGTCCACGGCTGGAAGGTCTCCGGCGCGGTCTACGACGACATGCTCTCCGCGCTCGACCTCGCCGGCCTGCGCGTCCTCGTCCCCGACCTGCGCGGCGCGGGCGGCTCGAGCAAACCGAAGGAGGGCTACGGCATCCAGCGGTTTGCAGAGGACATCCTCGCGATCGCCGACGCCGAGCGCCTCGGCTCGTTCGTCGTCGTGGGACACAGCATGGGCGGCCAGATCGCGCAGTGGCTCGCAGCGCACCACCCGGATCGGATCGCGGGCGCCGTGCTGCTCTGCCCCGTGCCCGCCTCGGGGCTGCCCTTGCCCGACGAGATGGTCGCCGTCTTCCGCGCCGCCGCGCAGAGCCACGAAGCCCAGCGCGGGATCATCACGAACGTGAGCCGCGAGCTGTCCCCCGCCGCGATCGACAAGCTCGTCGCGGACGCCGCCAGCACCTCGCCCGACGCCATCCTGCTCGGCTTCGAAGCCTGGCGCGCGGGCGGATTCGCGGGTGCGCTCTCGCAGGTCCGCGCGCCGACGCTCGTCGTGGGCACCGATGATCCTGCGGTCCCCGTCGACCTGCTCCGCGCCGAGATCGTCTCGAAGATCGCGGGCGCGCGCCTCGCCGTGCTGCCCGGGCCCGGCCACTACGTGCACGTCGAGCGGCCGCGCGAGACGGCCGCGCTGCTCAACGCCTTCCTCTGCGCGCTGCGCCCGTGAACCGACTCCGCTCGCTCTGGAGGAGGCGCCTTCTGCTCAGCGGTGCGCGCAGCCGAGGGCGACGCCGGCCGACGTCCGGAGTGCAGCCGCGCACCGACGCCGCAGGCCGCGTCTTGCTGCTCGATCTGCTCGCTCGCCGGCGCGCCGACGTGCTCGAGCGATCCACCGACTGGGTGGTCGAAGCTGCCGGAGACCTCAAGGGCCGCCGCCCCCGCGAAGAGACGCGGCGGCTCGTCGACCGGGTGATCGCGACGAACCTCGCGGTGATCGAGGGCGACGACCGCCGGCCGCTCGAGGAGCTCATCGACTACGTGACGAGCTATCGCGCCGCGAGCGAGTTTCGCGTCTCCACGCTGCTACGCGGCTTTCTATCGTTCAAGCGCGGCGTCTCGCAGGTGCTCGAGGAGGAGGGCACCCCGGCCGAGGGCACGCTCGCCGCGCTGCGCATCGTCGACGAGGTCTATTACGAGGCGACCTTCGCGATCGCCGATCTCTACGGCGAGAAGCTCGTTCTCACGGTCACGGAGCGCCGCCGCGAGCTCGAGGTCGAGCTCGGTGAAAAGCAGCGACAGCTCGAGGAGAAGATCGAGACCATCGACGAGCAGCGGCGGGCGCTCGCCGCGCTCTCGTCGCCCGTGCTGCGCGTCTGGGCGGGCGTGCTGCTCGTGCCGCTCATCGGCGAGATCACGCACGAGCGCGCCCTGCACGCGCGCAGCAAGCTGCTCGCCGCGATCGAGGAGCAGGGCGCGGAAGCGGTGCTCATCGACGTCACGGGGCTCAGCGTGGCCGACGCGCACGCGGCGAGCGTGATCGTGGACATGGTGCGCGCCGCGCGGCTCGTGGGCGCCGAGGGCCTGCTCGCGGGCATGCGCGGGGAGGTGGCCCGAACCTTCGTCACGCAGGGCGAGGACCTCGCCGGCACGCGCACCTTCGCCACGCTGGAGGACGGGCTGCGTCACCTGCTCCGCCAATCGAACGGCCGAAGGCTCCGCCTCGCCGCGACGAGCCGCTGATGCGCGGCGCGAGGGCTGCGGAGCGCAATCCGCCGGCCGGCATCGAATCGGGCTGATATCGATCGACCTATTTCACTTGGGCTGCGGCTGATGCAGGCCACCGCGCACACGATGACCGCGGTCCATGCAGGTGCGTCCTTGTCGAGCATCGCGAGCCCGAATGCGACGCCCCCGAACAGCGCGCCGCCGGCCGCAGGATGCCAGGCGATACGGAGGCGGGCGGGAGGCGCTCGATCTAGCTTCTCCAGCTCGCGCACGCGCTCGCCGCATCCAGCTCGCTCCGGAATGCCATGACAGCACTCCACACGACGCAGAAGCCACGCGCGGCGCGACCCAGCACGGACATTTCGTGTCCGCCCCGCTCACCTGTTTTCCCTTGCGTGTGGGTCGAGAAACCCCATTACCGCGGGAAATGACATCCCTTCGCTCGGACATTTCATGCCTCACCCCGATCCGTTTCTCCGTGACGGTTCGCCCGGGAGGGTGCATTCTTGGGTTCGTGGTTGCGCCGCGCCGGTGATGGCGCGGAGGGACGAACGGCGAGAGCGCCTTCGATCTTTCGAAATGGCAACCGCGACGCTTGGCTTACGATCCTTCCAACCCTCATGATCCCGGCACGAGGAGGCCGGTCGGGCGCCTTTTCATGGGCGGCCCGAGAACACGAAAAACAATGCCGCGACGCAACGTTCCCGAGCCCTTCGCACTCCAGGTCGGCACCCGTATTCGCGAGCTTCGCTATGAGCGGGGCATGTCCCTCGCCGATCTCGCCGACGCGAGCCAGCTCTCGAAGGGACACCTCTCCAGCGTCGAGCACGGGCTCGCCGCGATCACGGTCGGCACGATCGCCCGCCTCGCGCGCGGTTTCGACCTGCCGCCGATGTATCTGCTCACGTTCCCCGCCGAGGACGAGCGCGCGCGCGCCGCCGAGCTCATGCGCGAGCTGCCCAAGACCGAGGTGAAGAAGATCCGCCGCCAGGTGCAGGATCAGCTCGCTGCGCGCAGCCGCTGAGCCGCGCTTCGCCGACGCCCCCGAGCCCGCGCCACGACGCCCCCCGCAAGCCGGGGGGCACGGCGCGAGCGCAGGGGGCTTGTCGTGGGGCGCCACCTCGAATAGGCAGGAAAGATGGTGATTCTCGACTGCGAGGACGATCCCCCCACCGGCTGGGCGTTCGACGCGACGGGCACCCGCCTCGCGCTCGGCGGCTGGGGTGGGGCACGGATCTTCGAAACGGCCACGGGCCGCGCCTTGTGGGAAGGGATGTTCGACCCGGAGCACGAAGAGCCGGGGATCGCCGAGGTGCTCGCGTTCGGGCCCGAAGGGCGGCTGCTCGCGTGCACGGGGCATCATACGGGCGCTTCAGGGTCGAACGACGTGTACCTGCTCGCCCCGGAGGCGGGCGAGGTCAATGGCCTCGAATACGCGGCCGACGCGCAGTCGCGAGGGGACTACGGCGATTGCGAGGCCGCCTGTTTCTCGCCGGACGGGCGGATTGCCGCCGCCGTGAGCTCGGCGGGCATCCACCTGTGGCCGCTCGCGGAGCTTTCGAAGCCGCGGTGCGTGAAGCTGCCGCGGGACCTGCGCACGAAGGATGGATATACCTGGAGCGGCAGCGACGGCACGGCGCTCGTGCTCCTGCCCGGCGCTCGTGCGGCGCTCGTCTTCGCGGATCACGTGCTCGTGGCCGAGCTCGAGCAGGGGACGTTCTCCGTGGTGGCCGAGGCGCCTGGAGACATACGGCTGGGAGACATGCTGGCGGTTCGTCCCGATGGCTCGCTCCTGGTCACCGAGAACGAATGGCTCCGGCGAGGCGAGAATCGGCGGCTGTGGCGCCTGCCCGCGGGCGGAAAAGCGCTATGCGAGGGGCCGGCATTGCCGGGACGCCCCGTATGGCTGTCGCCCGACGGGCGCGCAGCCCTCTGCGAGGACGAAGATGGCGGGCTCCTCGAGGTGAATCTGGAATCGGAAACGAGCACGGCCCTACCGCGCCCCGAATTGCCTGCGGATGGGGGCGATCTGCGTGGGCTCGCAGCCTCGGGAGACGGGCGCGTGCTCCTTTACGGCACCGATCCGGAGGACGTGCTCGTGCGCGTGGTGGTCACGCACCGCGCGCCCGGTTGAATCACGCTGGTGGCGGCGCCCGCGCCTATGCCTCCGGAGCCGTCATCCACTGGACGAACTGGACGATGATCCCGTTGGGATCGGTGATCTGGAAGAAGCGCTCGCCCCACGGCTCGGTCTGGAGCGGCGTGGTGATCGGCACGCCCTCGGCGCGAAGCCGCGCCTCCTCGGCGTCGACGTCGTCGACCACGAACGCCAGGATGATGCCGTCGACATGCGCGTTCTTCAGCGTCTCGGGCTGCAGCGAGGACAGCCCTTGCCGCAAAAAGATGACATGGAAGCCGACGTCACTTCGCGCCATGGCCACGAAGCCGTCGGCTGCCATCTTTTCAGCGAACCCGATGTGCTGGGCGAAGAAGTTACGCGACGCCTCGACGTCCTTGACGTTGAGCGAAACGGCCGATGCGGTGCTCGTTTGCATGAGTTCCTTCCCTGTCTCTCGTGCAGTCGCCGTCAACTCCGTACAATGTACAGTGTACGGAGTACAAGTCAAGAGGGAGCAAGACGATTCCCATGCCGCCGAACAAACCCGCTGGCACTGATCCGGCGCGAACGCTGGCCCTTTTGTGGCGGCACAGCCTGGAGCCTTCTCCGACACGCGGACCGCGCCAGTCGCTGACCGCGGATCAGGTCGTCGACGCCGCCATTGCCCTCGCCGATGAACAAGGGCTCGACGCGGTCACCGTGCGCTCGGTCGCGGCGGCCGTGGGCACGTCGCCGATGTCCATCTACACCTACGTGCCAGGCGGGAAATCCGAGCTGCTCGAGCTGATGATCGACGCGGTCTACGTCCGGGCGGAGCGGCCGGCGCTCGAGAAGCTCGGCTGGCGCAAGCGGATCATGGCCATCGCCAATCAAAACCGCGCCCTCTACGCCGCGCACCCGTGGCTGATTCTCGCCTCCACGAGCCGCCCTCCCCTCGGCCCTGGCGTGATTGCGAAGTACGAGTACGAGCTCGCGGCATTCGACGGGCTCGGGTTGTCCGACATCGAGCTGGACTCCGCGCTCACCTTCGTCCTCGGCTTCGTCGCAGCCAATGCGCGCAGCGCAGCCGACGCAGCCGCGCTGGCGTCGACCACCACCCTCACCGACGAGCAGTGGTGGGAGCGCCAGGCCGGCATCCTGAGCCGTGTCGTCGACCCGACCAAGTACCCACGGGCGACGCGGGTCGGCCAGGCGGCGGGGGCTGCGCAAGGCGGCGCCTACGACGCCGAGACGGCCTACCGCTTCGGCATGGAACGCGTGCTCGATGGCCTCGGCGAGCTGGTCGAGCGGCGCAAGAATGCTCCATGAAAAGCCCGTGATCGACGATCGGCCTGGCGCCTGTGCTTGCCATGGCGCGGGCAACCTTGTACCCATGCTCCTTGGATCATCGGCCAAGGAGGCATCCCCGTGACGGAGCGCGATCAGTTCATCATGAGCCAGGCCCAGCCCATGCTGCAGCCGGGTGAGCGGATATTACATTATTCGTTCATGCTGCGTCAGCCCGGCCTTCTCTGGCAAATCCTGCTGGTCGGTGGGCTGCTCCTGTTCCTGATGACGAAGGCCTTTTACGTGGTGCTCACGGACCGGCGGCTCATCCTTCTCCAGA includes:
- a CDS encoding RNA polymerase sigma factor, with the translated sequence MTATDAHRTINAVFRIESPRLIAGLTRIVRDVGLAEELAQDALVAALERWPESGVPDNPGAWLMATAKHRAIDLLRRGKRVERKHEELGHEIELQQETAAPDLEAAIDDDVGDDLLRLVFISCHPVLSTEARVALTLRLLGGLTTEEIARAFLVPEPTVAQRIVRAKRTLAEARVPFEVPRGAELAERLSSVLQVIYLVFNEGYAATAGDDWMRPALCEDALRLGRILAELVPQEPEVHGLVALMEIQASRLRARTGPSGEPILLLDQNRARWDHVLIRRGLAALARAEALGGARGPYALQAAIAACHARAHTAEETDWARIAALYGALVQLMPSPVVELNRAVAVSMAFGPAAGLEVADALLSEPSLQGYHLLPSVRGDLLAKLGCFDEARAELERAASLTRNARERALLLERAAACARGSATS
- a CDS encoding helix-turn-helix domain-containing protein; amino-acid sequence: MPRRNVPEPFALQVGTRIRELRYERGMSLADLADASQLSKGHLSSVEHGLAAITVGTIARLARGFDLPPMYLLTFPAEDERARAAELMRELPKTEVKKIRRQVQDQLAARSR
- a CDS encoding TetR/AcrR family transcriptional regulator gives rise to the protein MPPNKPAGTDPARTLALLWRHSLEPSPTRGPRQSLTADQVVDAAIALADEQGLDAVTVRSVAAAVGTSPMSIYTYVPGGKSELLELMIDAVYVRAERPALEKLGWRKRIMAIANQNRALYAAHPWLILASTSRPPLGPGVIAKYEYELAAFDGLGLSDIELDSALTFVLGFVAANARSAADAAALASTTTLTDEQWWERQAGILSRVVDPTKYPRATRVGQAAGAAQGGAYDAETAYRFGMERVLDGLGELVERRKNAP
- a CDS encoding WD40 repeat domain-containing protein, which codes for MVILDCEDDPPTGWAFDATGTRLALGGWGGARIFETATGRALWEGMFDPEHEEPGIAEVLAFGPEGRLLACTGHHTGASGSNDVYLLAPEAGEVNGLEYAADAQSRGDYGDCEAACFSPDGRIAAAVSSAGIHLWPLAELSKPRCVKLPRDLRTKDGYTWSGSDGTALVLLPGARAALVFADHVLVAELEQGTFSVVAEAPGDIRLGDMLAVRPDGSLLVTENEWLRRGENRRLWRLPAGGKALCEGPALPGRPVWLSPDGRAALCEDEDGGLLEVNLESETSTALPRPELPADGGDLRGLAASGDGRVLLYGTDPEDVLVRVVVTHRAPG
- a CDS encoding STAS domain-containing protein, translated to MQPRTDAAGRVLLLDLLARRRADVLERSTDWVVEAAGDLKGRRPREETRRLVDRVIATNLAVIEGDDRRPLEELIDYVTSYRAASEFRVSTLLRGFLSFKRGVSQVLEEEGTPAEGTLAALRIVDEVYYEATFAIADLYGEKLVLTVTERRRELEVELGEKQRQLEEKIETIDEQRRALAALSSPVLRVWAGVLLVPLIGEITHERALHARSKLLAAIEEQGAEAVLIDVTGLSVADAHAASVIVDMVRAARLVGAEGLLAGMRGEVARTFVTQGEDLAGTRTFATLEDGLRHLLRQSNGRRLRLAATSR
- a CDS encoding alpha/beta fold hydrolase, producing MPTVTTNDGAQIAYRSFGEGPRTVILVHGWKVSGAVYDDMLSALDLAGLRVLVPDLRGAGGSSKPKEGYGIQRFAEDILAIADAERLGSFVVVGHSMGGQIAQWLAAHHPDRIAGAVLLCPVPASGLPLPDEMVAVFRAAAQSHEAQRGIITNVSRELSPAAIDKLVADAASTSPDAILLGFEAWRAGGFAGALSQVRAPTLVVGTDDPAVPVDLLRAEIVSKIAGARLAVLPGPGHYVHVERPRETAALLNAFLCALRP
- a CDS encoding VOC family protein — protein: MQTSTASAVSLNVKDVEASRNFFAQHIGFAEKMAADGFVAMARSDVGFHVIFLRQGLSSLQPETLKNAHVDGIILAFVVDDVDAEEARLRAEGVPITTPLQTEPWGERFFQITDPNGIIVQFVQWMTAPEA